A genomic segment from Actinomadura hallensis encodes:
- a CDS encoding MarR family transcriptional regulator — protein MVATPSEDAAESAAELDGVASALMNIWSSAHSSSDVPVPSAQLRALFVLERGPVNVSRLADELDALVSSASRLCDRLEASGMLTRDHGRDRREVTVRLSGDGQALLDRLRARRREELARVLASMPVPARAALLWGLSEFHAAASRPEGGGGPVPLPA, from the coding sequence ATGGTCGCCACGCCGAGTGAGGACGCCGCGGAATCCGCGGCGGAGCTCGACGGCGTGGCCTCGGCCCTGATGAACATCTGGTCCAGCGCCCACAGCTCGTCCGACGTGCCCGTTCCGTCGGCTCAGCTGCGGGCGCTGTTCGTTCTGGAGCGCGGTCCGGTCAACGTGAGCCGCCTGGCGGACGAGCTGGACGCGCTGGTGTCCTCGGCGAGCCGGCTGTGCGACCGCCTGGAGGCGTCGGGGATGCTGACCCGCGACCACGGCCGCGACCGGCGCGAGGTGACGGTGCGGCTCAGCGGGGACGGGCAGGCGCTGCTGGACCGGCTGCGGGCGCGCCGCCGCGAGGAGCTGGCGCGCGTCCTGGCCTCGATGCCGGTGCCGGCGCGGGCGGCGCTGCTGTGGGGGCTGTCGGAGTTCCACGCGGCGGCGTCCAGGCCGGAGGGCGGCGGCGGCCCGGTCCCCCTCCCCGCCTGA
- a CDS encoding L,D-transpeptidase family protein: MAILNPPRRIHRVLTAGLVPAAAAVLLLGGCGGAPAGTASVKESGEPAARTEAENRAASVKVPEATTYTTVRGAPKDPAPDGVTDGLVVNPSTALPVLDRPDGRRIATLPTRQLGGPTWVPVVETSGAWRRVLLPSRPNNATGWISGEGLRTARTPYTVRVDLGRRVLTLAKSGREVGRWRVAIGGAETPTPTGRTFLLATLTRNEKEPSPLVLPLGAHSATLDTFGGGPGTVALHGWPDASVFGKAVTHGCVRVPDDALKALSRVPLGSLVLIRA, from the coding sequence ATGGCCATCTTGAATCCCCCGCGGCGAATTCACCGCGTCCTCACCGCCGGCCTGGTCCCCGCGGCGGCCGCCGTGCTGCTGCTCGGCGGATGCGGCGGCGCGCCCGCCGGCACGGCGTCGGTGAAGGAGAGCGGCGAGCCCGCGGCCCGGACCGAGGCCGAGAACAGGGCCGCGTCCGTCAAGGTTCCCGAGGCCACGACGTACACCACCGTCCGCGGCGCTCCGAAGGACCCGGCGCCGGACGGCGTCACCGACGGCCTGGTCGTCAACCCGTCCACGGCTCTGCCGGTGCTCGACCGGCCGGACGGCCGCCGCATCGCCACCCTGCCCACCCGGCAGCTCGGCGGCCCGACCTGGGTTCCCGTGGTGGAGACCTCGGGCGCCTGGCGCCGGGTGCTGCTGCCGAGCCGCCCCAACAACGCCACCGGATGGATCTCCGGTGAGGGGCTGCGGACGGCGCGCACGCCGTACACCGTCCGCGTCGACCTCGGCAGGCGCGTCCTCACGCTGGCGAAGTCCGGGCGGGAGGTGGGCCGGTGGCGGGTCGCGATCGGCGGCGCCGAGACGCCGACGCCGACCGGCCGGACGTTCCTGCTGGCCACGCTCACCAGGAACGAGAAGGAGCCGAGCCCGCTCGTCCTGCCGCTCGGGGCCCACTCGGCGACCCTCGACACCTTCGGCGGCGGTCCCGGCACCGTCGCCCTGCACGGCTGGCCCGACGCCTCGGTGTTCGGCAAGGCGGTCACGCACGGCTGCGTCCGCGTGCCGGACGACGCGCTGAAAGCCCTGTCCAGGGTCCCGCTCGGCTCCCTGGTGCTCATCCGCGCCTGA
- a CDS encoding choice-of-anchor P family protein produces MRHTHAAKRIATAGLLAAGLATGLTATTPALAAPAQGAEGSAYGLKVDGPVSVPPVPAVSSTTGTVRRNLLRENHTKLIDASALNVSAAPARARSTVAKAAVPAAELLAEAVTAKCRDGQGSAHLARAVIAGKRLDASPPPNTTIPVDVEGLGRTSLTLNKQQRMADGRLAVTAVELRLPLPGKPTTVRIASATCGKSAPMEKPKEAPAPTPVEHDLPVTG; encoded by the coding sequence ATGCGTCACACCCATGCCGCCAAACGAATCGCCACCGCCGGCCTCCTCGCCGCCGGACTCGCCACCGGGCTCACCGCCACGACCCCGGCCCTCGCCGCGCCCGCGCAGGGCGCTGAGGGCTCGGCCTACGGGCTGAAGGTGGACGGACCGGTCTCGGTGCCGCCGGTGCCCGCCGTGTCGTCCACCACCGGGACGGTGCGCAGGAACCTGCTGCGGGAGAACCACACCAAGCTGATCGACGCGTCGGCGCTGAACGTCAGCGCGGCCCCCGCCCGTGCCCGGTCGACGGTCGCGAAGGCCGCGGTCCCGGCCGCGGAGCTGCTGGCCGAGGCCGTCACCGCGAAGTGCCGCGACGGACAGGGCTCGGCGCACCTGGCCCGCGCGGTCATCGCCGGCAAGCGCCTCGACGCGTCCCCGCCGCCCAACACCACGATCCCGGTGGACGTCGAGGGCCTCGGGCGCACGTCGCTCACACTGAACAAGCAGCAGCGCATGGCCGACGGCCGGCTCGCCGTGACCGCGGTGGAACTCAGGCTCCCGCTGCCGGGCAAGCCGACGACGGTGCGGATCGCGTCCGCGACCTGCGGCAAGTCCGCCCCGATGGAGAAGCCGAAGGAGGCGCCCGCCCCGACCCCGGTCGAGCACGACCTTCCGGTCACCGGCTGA
- a CDS encoding phosphotransferase family protein, which translates to MSAVEAALAARLGGPVSNLARLSGGASRETWSFDADGRPLILRREQPGGLDTSAMAREAALLVSAADAGVPVPALVDHGDDLAGAPFLIMERLSGETIPRRLLRDERFADVRGRLARELGEILARLHTMQPVPGLSDEDPLDVLVAFYEDFREPRPPVELALRWLRENRPPASGRRTVVHGDFRNGNLMIDENGVTGVLDWELTHLGDPAEDLGWLCVKAWRFGSPHPVGGFGPREDLLAGYAAAGGTPPTPEELRWWEVFGTLRWTILCRLQAERFLSGADRSIEYAVLGRRVCEQEFDLLLALGLAEPVTLEDPLETARGTPAPPHDRPGASTLLDAVGAFLIEAEQPDERLRFHARVAASALRIARREILLGEAHAEAHRERLRKLGCESDDDLAKAIREGSLDDRRDEVVAAVRAAVLDKLTVAGPRHASLPA; encoded by the coding sequence ATGAGCGCCGTGGAAGCCGCGCTCGCCGCACGCCTGGGCGGGCCCGTGTCGAACCTCGCCCGCCTGTCGGGCGGCGCCAGCCGCGAGACGTGGTCGTTCGACGCGGACGGCCGCCCGCTGATCCTGCGCCGCGAGCAGCCGGGCGGCCTGGACACCTCCGCGATGGCGCGCGAGGCCGCGCTGCTCGTCTCCGCCGCCGACGCCGGCGTGCCCGTCCCCGCGCTGGTCGACCACGGCGACGACCTGGCGGGCGCCCCCTTCCTGATCATGGAGCGGCTGTCGGGCGAGACGATCCCGAGGAGGCTGCTGCGCGACGAGAGGTTCGCGGACGTGCGCGGCCGCCTCGCCCGCGAGCTGGGCGAGATCCTGGCCCGGCTGCACACGATGCAGCCCGTCCCCGGCCTGTCCGACGAGGACCCGCTCGACGTCCTCGTCGCCTTCTACGAGGACTTCCGCGAGCCGCGTCCCCCCGTCGAGCTGGCGCTGCGCTGGCTGCGCGAGAACCGGCCGCCCGCGTCGGGGCGGCGGACCGTCGTCCACGGCGACTTCCGCAACGGCAACCTGATGATCGACGAGAACGGGGTGACCGGCGTCCTCGACTGGGAGCTGACCCACCTCGGCGACCCCGCCGAGGACCTCGGCTGGCTGTGCGTGAAGGCGTGGCGCTTCGGCTCCCCGCACCCGGTCGGCGGCTTCGGCCCCCGCGAGGACCTCCTGGCGGGTTACGCCGCCGCGGGCGGCACCCCGCCCACCCCGGAGGAGCTCCGCTGGTGGGAGGTCTTCGGCACGCTGCGCTGGACGATCCTGTGCCGCCTCCAGGCCGAGCGGTTCCTGAGCGGGGCCGACCGGTCGATCGAGTACGCCGTCCTGGGCCGGAGGGTCTGCGAGCAGGAGTTCGACCTTCTGCTGGCCCTCGGCCTGGCGGAGCCGGTGACGCTCGAAGACCCGCTGGAGACCGCGCGCGGCACGCCGGCGCCGCCGCACGACCGCCCCGGCGCGTCCACCCTGCTCGACGCGGTGGGGGCCTTCCTCATCGAGGCGGAGCAGCCGGACGAGCGGCTCCGCTTCCACGCCCGCGTGGCCGCGTCCGCGCTCCGCATCGCGCGCCGGGAGATCCTGCTGGGCGAGGCCCACGCGGAGGCCCATCGGGAACGCCTGCGGAAGCTGGGCTGCGAGTCCGACGACGACCTGGCGAAGGCCATCCGCGAGGGCTCCCTCGACGACCGGAGGGACGAGGTGGTCGCCGCGGTGCGCGCCGCGGTCCTCGACAAGCTCACCGTGGCCGGCCCGCGCCACGCCTCCCTCCCCGCCTGA
- a CDS encoding ATP-binding cassette domain-containing protein codes for MDYAFQAHGLIKRFGDTTALAGVELAARPGTVLGVLGPNGAGKTTAVRVLATLLRPDAGRAEVCGLDVVRDAAKVRERIGLTGQYASVDEDLTAMENLVLIGRLLDLRKAEARARAAELLERFELTEDAGRRVSAYSGGMRRRLDLAASMIGHPDVIFLDEPTTGLDPGRREEAWRLIRSMTRDGGTVLLTTQYLEEADALADEITVIDRGAVIASGTPAELKRIAGGRTIVARPRDPGRLIEVAAILNAVSGHGAETPRRDVVGVPVGGDGESAFAEVVRRLEAAGIGVSELSLRLPSLDEVFFTLTGHGTEEEAAA; via the coding sequence ATGGATTACGCGTTCCAGGCCCACGGCCTGATCAAACGGTTCGGTGATACGACGGCCCTCGCCGGGGTGGAGCTGGCGGCCCGGCCGGGCACGGTGCTCGGCGTCCTGGGCCCCAACGGCGCGGGGAAGACGACTGCGGTGCGGGTCCTCGCGACGCTGCTCCGCCCCGACGCGGGCAGGGCGGAGGTCTGCGGGCTGGACGTCGTCAGGGACGCCGCGAAGGTGCGGGAGAGGATCGGCCTCACCGGGCAGTACGCGTCCGTGGACGAGGACCTCACCGCCATGGAGAACCTCGTCCTCATCGGACGGCTGCTCGACCTGCGCAAGGCCGAGGCGCGGGCCCGCGCCGCCGAACTGCTGGAGCGGTTCGAGCTGACGGAGGACGCCGGACGCCGGGTCTCCGCCTACTCCGGCGGGATGCGCCGCCGGCTCGACCTGGCCGCGAGCATGATCGGTCACCCCGACGTGATCTTCCTGGACGAGCCCACGACGGGCCTCGACCCCGGCCGGCGGGAGGAGGCGTGGCGGCTGATCCGGTCGATGACCCGCGACGGCGGCACGGTCCTGCTGACCACGCAGTACCTGGAGGAGGCCGACGCCCTCGCCGACGAGATCACCGTGATCGACCGGGGCGCGGTCATCGCGTCCGGCACGCCCGCCGAGCTGAAGCGGATCGCCGGCGGCCGGACGATCGTCGCGCGGCCGCGCGACCCGGGACGGCTCATCGAGGTCGCCGCGATCCTGAACGCGGTGTCCGGGCACGGCGCCGAGACCCCGCGCCGGGACGTGGTCGGCGTGCCCGTCGGCGGGGACGGGGAGAGCGCGTTCGCCGAGGTCGTCCGGAGGCTGGAGGCCGCCGGAATCGGCGTCAGCGAACTGTCGCTCCGGCTGCCCAGCCTCGACGAGGTCTTCTTCACCCTCACCGGCCACGGCACGGAGGAGGAGGCGGCGGCGTGA
- a CDS encoding response regulator: protein MTAMHSRGAERLLGVAGSPHLLLVEDDPGDAFLFEELLTEAQPGVRITVATTLAEALDALRHDIQCIIVDLSLPDADGLDALHQMHAHAPSIAVLVLTGLADAHVGVEAVAAGAQDYLVKQDVDGALLTRAISYAIERKRADESERQLVEARALSRENARLERGLLPVPILRDTTLRHHTRYRPQATSC from the coding sequence ATGACCGCGATGCACAGTCGCGGCGCGGAGCGGCTCCTCGGCGTGGCCGGGTCCCCCCACCTCCTCCTGGTCGAGGACGACCCGGGCGACGCGTTCCTGTTCGAGGAGCTGCTGACCGAGGCGCAGCCCGGGGTGCGGATCACCGTCGCGACCACGCTCGCCGAAGCCCTCGACGCGCTGCGGCACGACATCCAGTGCATCATCGTCGACCTGTCCCTGCCGGACGCGGACGGCCTCGACGCGCTGCACCAGATGCACGCCCACGCGCCGTCCATCGCGGTCCTCGTGCTGACCGGGCTCGCCGACGCGCACGTGGGGGTGGAGGCCGTCGCCGCGGGCGCCCAGGACTACCTGGTCAAACAGGACGTGGACGGCGCGCTGCTCACCCGGGCCATCAGCTACGCCATCGAGCGCAAGCGCGCCGACGAGTCCGAGCGGCAGCTCGTGGAGGCGCGGGCGCTGAGCCGGGAGAACGCCCGGCTGGAGCGCGGCCTGCTGCCCGTCCCGATCCTGCGGGACACGACGCTGCGGCACCACACCCGGTACCGGCCGCAGGCGACGTCCTGCTGA
- a CDS encoding ATP-binding protein, giving the protein MEVVLEMTLPRNAESAPLVRHTLDASLRGLGVASEIRADIALALGEACANVIQHATNGTEYEVRARMDEARCVVEVIDGGGVNGAAVMGVEAEWGNEEAAPLAEHGRGLQLMRAFTEELRIADRVQREGAIVHFEKSLAG; this is encoded by the coding sequence ATGGAGGTCGTTCTTGAAATGACCCTGCCGAGGAACGCCGAGAGCGCTCCGCTGGTGCGGCACACGCTCGATGCCTCTCTCCGCGGGCTCGGGGTCGCCTCCGAGATCCGTGCCGATATCGCGCTCGCTTTGGGGGAGGCGTGCGCGAACGTCATCCAGCACGCGACCAATGGAACCGAGTACGAGGTCCGTGCGCGGATGGACGAGGCGAGATGCGTCGTCGAGGTCATCGACGGGGGCGGCGTGAACGGCGCCGCCGTGATGGGTGTCGAAGCCGAGTGGGGGAATGAGGAGGCCGCGCCCCTCGCCGAACACGGACGGGGGCTGCAGCTGATGCGGGCGTTCACGGAGGAGTTGAGAATCGCCGACCGCGTCCAGCGGGAGGGCGCGATCGTCCATTTCGAAAAGTCGCTGGCCGGCTGA
- a CDS encoding VOC family protein codes for MTGGNTEFELGGINHLALVSSDMKRTIDFYSGVLGMPLIKTLELPGGLGQHFFFDCGGGDCLAFFWFPDAPDPVPGISAPAGRPEQGELLSAVGSMNHVAFHVPVDKFEEYRRRLRDKGVEVSPILNHDDSPLGISPDVNEGVFVRSFYFQDPDGILLEFACWTRTFDESDVSHEPKTAADRTAPKEKHAATA; via the coding sequence ATGACCGGCGGCAACACCGAGTTCGAGCTCGGCGGCATCAACCATCTGGCGCTCGTGTCGTCCGACATGAAGCGCACCATCGACTTCTACTCCGGCGTTCTCGGAATGCCGCTGATCAAGACGCTGGAACTGCCGGGCGGCCTGGGCCAGCACTTCTTCTTCGACTGCGGCGGCGGCGACTGCCTGGCGTTCTTCTGGTTCCCGGACGCGCCCGACCCCGTCCCCGGCATCTCGGCGCCCGCGGGCCGCCCCGAGCAGGGCGAGCTGCTCAGCGCCGTCGGGTCGATGAACCACGTGGCGTTCCACGTCCCCGTCGACAAGTTCGAGGAGTACCGGCGCCGCCTGCGCGACAAGGGCGTCGAGGTCAGCCCGATCCTCAACCACGACGACAGCCCGCTCGGCATCTCCCCCGACGTGAACGAGGGCGTGTTCGTCCGCTCCTTCTACTTCCAGGACCCGGACGGGATCCTCCTGGAGTTCGCCTGCTGGACCCGCACGTTCGACGAGTCGGACGTGTCGCACGAGCCCAAGACCGCCGCCGACCGGACGGCCCCCAAGGAGAAGCATGCCGCGACTGCGTGA
- a CDS encoding carboxymuconolactone decarboxylase family protein yields the protein MPRLREVPRAEVTDELILFFYDRLFGPDRDPAVDHGTATGSPGDWWTVFAQSPDVFRHAVKGFQLYRNADLDPALRELGQCRAGWARGSQFVFSQHCKQMRALGMPEEKIEAIPHWQTADCYSPLERAVLAYTDALVLDGGRVPDRVFDVLKEHLSDKEILQLTYITCMYEMHATMCRALRLEFDDRPEPVEEVAAPEGYGARDISADLTGT from the coding sequence ATGCCGCGACTGCGTGAAGTCCCCCGTGCCGAGGTCACCGACGAGCTGATCCTCTTCTTCTACGACCGCCTGTTCGGGCCGGACCGCGACCCGGCGGTCGACCACGGCACGGCCACCGGCTCCCCCGGCGACTGGTGGACGGTCTTCGCGCAGTCCCCGGACGTGTTCCGCCACGCGGTCAAGGGCTTCCAGCTGTACCGGAACGCCGACCTGGACCCGGCGCTGCGCGAGCTCGGCCAGTGCCGGGCCGGGTGGGCGCGCGGCAGCCAGTTCGTCTTCTCGCAGCACTGCAAGCAGATGCGGGCGCTCGGCATGCCCGAGGAGAAGATCGAGGCGATCCCGCACTGGCAGACCGCCGACTGCTACTCGCCGCTGGAACGCGCCGTCCTCGCCTACACCGACGCACTCGTCCTGGACGGCGGCCGCGTCCCGGACCGGGTCTTCGACGTCCTCAAGGAGCACCTCTCCGACAAGGAGATCCTCCAGCTCACCTACATCACCTGCATGTACGAGATGCACGCGACGATGTGCAGGGCGCTGCGGCTGGAGTTCGACGACCGCCCCGAGCCGGTCGAGGAGGTCGCGGCCCCCGAGGGCTACGGCGCCCGCGACATCTCCGCCGACCTCACCGGCACCTGA
- a CDS encoding ABC transporter permease, whose product MSDIVLEAGAGVRDEAAGRRRFRLARHSLLLAGRSLTKTRRNPGLLGDAVFVPIVFLLLFVYLFGGAVAGSTREYLQYVFPGVLVMTMLLVGMLSTGLSINTDIKKGVFDRFRSLPIGRSAPLTGIVLGDLIRYVLAAAVLFATGYLLGFRVETDAPSAVAAAALATALGFAMGWINVLIGVLIKEEVVVQTVAFLGIFPLAFGTDMVVPADTLPGWLQAWVRVNPVSDAVEASRGLLTGGPVAGAATMTLLWSAGFLAVFCPLAVYAYRRRS is encoded by the coding sequence GTGAGCGACATCGTCCTGGAAGCGGGCGCGGGTGTGCGGGACGAGGCGGCCGGGAGGCGCCGGTTCCGGCTGGCGCGGCACAGCCTGCTGCTCGCCGGACGCAGCCTGACCAAGACCCGGCGGAACCCCGGGCTGCTCGGCGACGCGGTGTTCGTGCCGATCGTCTTCCTGCTGCTGTTCGTGTACCTGTTCGGCGGCGCGGTCGCCGGGTCCACCCGGGAGTACCTGCAGTACGTCTTTCCCGGCGTCCTGGTGATGACCATGCTGCTCGTGGGGATGCTGTCCACCGGCCTCAGCATCAACACCGACATCAAGAAGGGCGTGTTCGACCGGTTCCGCAGCCTTCCGATCGGCCGGTCCGCGCCGCTCACCGGCATCGTCCTGGGCGACCTGATCCGCTACGTCCTCGCGGCCGCCGTGCTGTTCGCCACCGGGTACCTGCTGGGGTTCCGTGTCGAGACCGATGCGCCGTCGGCGGTGGCGGCGGCCGCGCTGGCGACCGCGCTGGGCTTCGCGATGGGGTGGATCAACGTCCTCATCGGGGTGCTGATCAAGGAGGAGGTCGTCGTCCAGACGGTCGCGTTCCTCGGGATCTTCCCGCTGGCGTTCGGGACGGACATGGTCGTCCCCGCGGACACACTGCCGGGCTGGCTGCAGGCGTGGGTCAGGGTCAACCCGGTCAGCGACGCCGTGGAGGCCTCGCGCGGGCTGCTGACCGGCGGGCCCGTCGCCGGCGCGGCGACGATGACGCTGCTGTGGTCGGCGGGTTTCCTCGCCGTGTTCTGCCCGCTGGCCGTGTACGCCTACCGGCGCCGGAGCTGA
- a CDS encoding pentapeptide repeat-containing protein, translating to MVPPEPSPASVSWPRCSAVRRCSGRATEPSGGCPAHLGPREFERFVGALRPGAEIDLRGVTVPSWLLEAVLDAVTGPDGRPHLGRTRFDGAVLTSDAALRGVCVEGDSSFDGACFLGTTALHDARFFGNASFREVRFGRDVSFRRARFHRHSSFEEAVFVGEAAFGESSWHADASFRRAAFLAPASFARASFGRDAAMQAATFGGAVSFRHVRVTRHARFEGARFRGGTRLGPLVTGGGLGLSGAAVHGGLHVHAAAQRVTARGATVHGDADFRLRRAGLDLEGAAFEGAVSVRALPDPIPGLAEPESWTGPAGVRLTSLLRTRAELIHVTGVDLRECAFGPRRPDSLRVTGDPPAGAVSRRAWLRRATGRDR from the coding sequence GTGGTCCCTCCTGAACCGTCTCCCGCCTCGGTGTCCTGGCCCCGCTGCTCGGCCGTCAGGCGATGCTCAGGCCGCGCGACCGAACCGTCCGGCGGCTGCCCCGCCCACCTGGGTCCCCGCGAGTTCGAGCGGTTCGTGGGCGCGCTGCGTCCGGGCGCCGAGATCGACCTGCGCGGCGTCACCGTCCCCTCGTGGCTGCTGGAGGCCGTCCTGGACGCCGTCACCGGCCCCGACGGGCGCCCCCACCTCGGGCGCACCCGCTTCGACGGGGCGGTGCTGACGTCGGACGCCGCGCTGCGGGGCGTCTGCGTCGAGGGCGACAGCTCGTTCGACGGCGCCTGCTTCCTCGGGACGACGGCGCTGCACGACGCGCGGTTCTTCGGCAACGCGTCGTTCCGCGAGGTGCGCTTCGGGCGCGACGTCTCCTTCCGCCGGGCGCGCTTCCACCGGCACTCCTCGTTCGAGGAGGCGGTCTTCGTCGGCGAGGCGGCCTTCGGCGAGTCGTCCTGGCACGCCGACGCCTCGTTCCGGCGCGCGGCGTTCCTGGCTCCCGCGTCCTTCGCCCGCGCCTCCTTCGGACGGGACGCGGCCATGCAGGCGGCGACGTTCGGCGGGGCCGTGTCCTTCCGGCACGTCCGGGTGACGCGGCACGCCCGGTTCGAGGGCGCCCGGTTCCGCGGGGGCACGCGGCTGGGACCGCTGGTCACGGGCGGCGGGCTCGGGCTGTCGGGCGCCGCCGTGCACGGCGGGCTCCACGTCCACGCGGCGGCGCAGCGGGTCACGGCGCGCGGCGCGACCGTCCACGGGGACGCGGACTTCCGGCTGCGGCGCGCGGGCCTGGACCTGGAGGGCGCGGCCTTCGAGGGGGCGGTCTCGGTCCGCGCGCTGCCCGACCCGATCCCGGGCCTCGCGGAACCCGAGTCGTGGACCGGTCCGGCGGGCGTCCGGCTCACCTCCCTGCTGCGGACCCGCGCGGAACTCATCCACGTCACCGGCGTCGACCTCCGCGAATGCGCGTTCGGCCCCCGGCGGCCGGACTCGCTCCGCGTCACCGGCGACCCGCCCGCCGGGGCCGTCTCCCGGCGGGCGTGGCTCCGCCGCGCCACCGGGCGGGACAGATAA
- a CDS encoding response regulator — translation MLTVKAFEHNKVNNTLHVVNDGEQAMAFLRREGEYAGVPRPDLVLLDLNLPRKDGREVLQEIKEDEELRRIPVVVLTTSEADEDILRSYNLHANAYVTKPVDFDQFISVVRQIDDFFVTVVRLPR, via the coding sequence CTGCTGACCGTCAAGGCGTTCGAGCACAACAAGGTCAACAACACGCTGCACGTCGTCAACGACGGCGAGCAGGCCATGGCCTTCCTGCGGCGGGAGGGCGAGTACGCCGGCGTCCCCCGCCCGGACCTGGTGCTCCTCGACCTCAACCTGCCCCGCAAGGACGGCCGCGAGGTGCTCCAGGAGATCAAGGAGGACGAGGAGCTCCGCCGGATCCCGGTCGTGGTGCTCACGACGTCCGAGGCCGACGAGGACATCCTGCGCAGCTACAACCTGCACGCCAACGCCTACGTCACCAAGCCGGTCGACTTCGACCAGTTCATCTCCGTCGTCCGCCAGATCGACGACTTCTTCGTGACGGTGGTCAGGCTTCCCCGCTGA
- a CDS encoding TetR/AcrR family transcriptional regulator, with protein MRSGDGAGGQAPLTERGARTRERLLAAAREVFEERGFLETRVAHITGRAGVAYGSFYTYFPSKEAVFLEVADRLFADMTGHALEPAPGSSPAERLRHANRAYYEAYRRNAKMMAIIEQVATFNVEFQEMRRKHRADSAARSAQAIARWQRDGLVPPDLDPEMTAHALATMVDRSLYLCLVQGDEADAGRLLDTLDALTVRALGLPT; from the coding sequence ATGCGGAGCGGGGACGGCGCGGGCGGCCAGGCGCCGCTCACCGAGCGGGGAGCCCGCACCAGGGAGCGCCTTCTCGCCGCCGCGCGCGAGGTCTTCGAGGAGCGCGGATTCCTGGAGACCCGCGTCGCGCACATCACCGGCCGCGCCGGCGTGGCCTACGGCTCCTTCTACACGTACTTCCCGTCCAAGGAGGCGGTGTTCCTGGAGGTCGCCGACCGGCTCTTCGCGGACATGACGGGGCACGCCCTCGAACCCGCCCCGGGCTCCTCCCCCGCCGAGCGTCTCCGCCACGCCAACCGCGCCTACTACGAGGCCTACCGGCGCAACGCGAAGATGATGGCGATCATCGAGCAGGTCGCGACGTTCAACGTCGAGTTCCAGGAGATGCGGCGCAAGCACCGGGCCGACTCGGCCGCCCGGTCGGCGCAGGCGATCGCGCGCTGGCAGCGGGACGGGCTGGTCCCGCCCGACCTCGACCCCGAGATGACGGCCCACGCCCTGGCCACGATGGTGGACCGCTCGCTATACCTGTGCCTGGTCCAGGGCGACGAGGCGGACGCCGGGCGTCTCCTCGACACGCTCGACGCCCTCACCGTCCGCGCCCTCGGACTGCCGACCTGA